gaaaaaaactgcaaaaaaaacacaacacatggagactaaacaacatgctgctaaaaaaaaaaaaagaaaccaaaaaaagaatagtaatattttttataattcccAGGTGATTACGATGATCAATTAGATTTGAAAATTTCACTTCATCTAGATTTGAAATCTGAATGATCATCCAGATGTCTGGAGAGCATGTGAGGGCCTTCCATATAGAAAGGACTTTGTATACATGATCTGAAATCCTCAAAATAATCTATAAGACAGGCAGGCATTATTTAAAGATGAACAAACCAAGGTTTGCAGACATAAAGAAACTTGAGTAAAGCCATAATGCTATTGAGGGCCAAAGCTGGAATTCAAATCCTGGTCCCTGATAGTTTCACCCCCAGGTCCTTGCTGTTTCACCTCCTGGCTCCTGGCAGCCAGAGGTGTCAAACTAAGAGAGATCTCTCAGGAGGCCTGGCCTTTGTGGGCCTAAGAGCTGAGCCACCATAAGTAGATTTTACTTGGGAACTAATCccctgtcattttttttgtttggttttgttttgttttttgttaggacagcacccacggcatatgtaagttcccaggctagagggtgaatcagagctatagctgctggcctacaccatagccacacagcatccaagccacgtctgtgacttacaccacagctcatggcaaagctggatccttaactaactgagcgaagccagggatcgaacctgcaacttcacggatactagtcaggttcataacccgctgagccacaacaggaactcctaacccctTGTCCTTTTAGGCTGCATCACCTACCTTTCCTGTTCACACTCCAGGTGAGATGTGTGTGTACCCTGGTACCAGGGCCATCTGCCTCAGTCACTGTATTCCTTACCAATGCAGGAAAGATCCACCCCCAGAACAGAGTCCAATTCCCTCCCTCACAGACCTTCCACAGCAGGAGTAACTTCGAAAGATGTAGGCACAGCTGGCTCCCATCTTCTCGGCAGCTGAGTGACACCGGGAACAGCAGCTGCAGGAGAGGGtaactccttcccttcctcagcCTCCACATCTTCTCTGGCCACCTCGAGGGTGGAAACCTGCTGCTCGTGCACCACTGAAGACAAAGTGGCCTCTGCTTCTTGAACAGCTGTTGTCATTTCTTGAGTGATGATGTCTTAAAAGGAGAGAGAcaacattctattttttatttttattttttaatgatttttattttttccattctagctggttcacagcgttctgtcaattacaatattttaaaatagactaaATCCCTATACCTGAAAAAGTCactatataattaatttttttttccttttttggccacccccatgggCATATGgtattcctaggccagggattagatcaaagtcacagttgcgacctacgccacaactgcagcaacgccagatccttaacccactgtgccaggccagggattgaacctgcattccagtgctcccaagacaccgctgatcccattgcaccccagcaggaacttcttaattaatttatttttttaagtagggACAGTTTTTCCATGGAATGAGAAGGCAAAGAGATGGCTCAGAAACAAACTGCCAGTAAATAAACGCTCTCAGTGTTGCTGTTTTCAGGAGTAGTGAATCAATCTAAGACAAAgacattaatacatatttttaaaaagaaaaatctacaacAAAACAGGAAGATCAACAACTGAGCTTCCTCTTATGAATATCAACATAATCAGTTTGATCAGAAACAAATTATATACAACTAGGTTCAAAAAGTTCACAGAAGCATTTGTATATATTAATCTTCACATTTGCATAGCTGAAGGGGAATAGGAAGTTGGCAGTTTGAATTAAAGGAATAatgattacaggagttcccgttgtggcacagtagaaacaaatcagaccagtatccatgaagatgggggttcgatctctgaactcactcagtgggtcaaggatccggcattgccataagctatggtgtaggacatagaagtggctcggatcctgtaatGCTGCCActatgttgtaggctggcagccatagatccaattcgacccctatcctgggaacttctgtacgtCACGGAtgaagcctgaaaaaaaaaacaaaaacaaaaacaaaggaataatGATTACAATAACTAACATTTACTAAGTGTCTTTTATATGCCATACACACTCCCTGCGTGATGGtcattatcatattttattctaaatatgcTCTTTATGCTAAAGAGAGGTAGGTACAAATATCAACCCATGGAAGCTATACATCATAGTGCTCAAGAGTGTAGGCTCTAGAGCCAATATGCCTGGGTCTCAGTTCTGACTCAGTCACCtactaactgtgtgaccttgaacaaattacttaatATCTCTGGGCCTGAGCttcttcagctataaaatggaaacaatattaGTATCTATATCTCATACAATTTTTACAACGATTAAATTGGATAATACAATATTAGTATCTGTATCTCATAGAgtttttataaagattaaattgGCAATACATTCAGTACATGCCTAGTGcttagtaaatattcaataaatgtcagctacTATTACCTCATCTTACAAACAACTTAGGTGTAGAGAAGCTAAGGAACCTAAGATTACATAATgcccttaaccactgtgctgttTATCccatcaaaagaggaatggataatcAAGATGtgatagacacatacacacacagcagaatattatttagccataagaAAGGAAATTCAGCCATTGCCCAAGGAACAACTTGGAGTAGCCTTTGTAGAAGTTCTGCATTTGCTTTTAgatcataaaacaaaatgaaatagatCTGTGCAGTAGGACATATCTATCAAGAGTCCACTTTCTTTACAACGTTATAATCCCCTCAAACACATTATCAAAGACTATATTTATAAGGGTTAATATTTGCCCCCCTCTTAGAGAAGGGCTATGCAGGAAATTTTGAATACTGAGCCACTGTGAAAACAATTTCTAgaaactcacttttttttggctttttagggctgcacccttgacattcagaagttcccaggctaagggtagaatcagagctgcagcttctgcctgtaccacaccacagcaactcgggatctgagccacatctgcaacctacaccacagctcacagcaatgccagatccttaacccatggagttaggccagggattgaaaccgcatcctcttggatatagtcgggttcttaacccactgagccacaccaagaactcctcatatatttttaaatattaattctcaATACTTAGCATATTAGCAAGTCCAGTAACTTATGCAATGAAAAATAACATTCTAGAAATAGCTGAAAAGGTTTTCTCAAAGTTTTTATTAATGACATCATTGTTCTTcctattacttaaaaatatttttccttagaaGCAATTTATTTGTCTTAAAACAGTATTTTGCAATATGAGAAGTTCCATTTCTTGGTCCCCAATAAGTCTGGACTACTTTTTTCTTTGAACTGGAGATTTTTACATTTGATGGACTGATAAACTTGGTTATAAGACAATCTTACATGTGCTTCATATTTGCTCTTTATACCATTGTTtagctactttctttttttttctcctctaataAGATTGCAGATCTCTTGAGAGCCAGGATTCACTGCCCTTTTTGTATCTTCACTACCTAAGACAATGCTATGTTTGCCATAAAGATCCTATATAGTTATTCTGTTTTAAGCAGCACGCACTCTTCACATTGccctcatttttgaaaatataatgaacacttctaagaaaaaatatgtcaaaataaatGTTCACTCCATGGTCGTAGTTTCATGAAATAGCAAGAAATATCAAAAGGGCATAATACTTTGAATAAGTGGCTGCTGTTAAAGAAAAGTAAGAACTAGAAATAGTAATAGGTTGTATTAATGGAAACTAGTATAAGTCTAGTACATAAGAATCAtgaattcagagttcccactatggcacagcaagttaaggatccagcattgccacagttgtggcatacatagatcacagctgcaatttggattcagtccctgacctgagaacttccatgtgccacaggtgtagccaaaaaaaaagaaccttggaTTAAATTGTACAGTGAATAATCTGGAACTACACAACTTAATGCCCCAGGAATATCTTAATGTGTTATGGAGAACTGAAgtaaatttcttctttggtcatatttaatatattcacagtCATGTGGACCCAACTCTCATCTTAGAatttaaaaaccaggagttcctgggagttcccaccatggctcagtggaaacgaatctgactagcatccatgaggacacaggctcaattcctggcctcactcaatgggttaaggatccggcattgccatgagctgtagtgtaggccaaaaacatagctcagatctgacgttgctgtggctgtggtataggccagtggctacagctctgattcgacccctagcctgggaacctccatgtgccacaggtgtggcccttaaaaaaaaaaaaaaaaaaatccaaaaaccaggacttccctggtggcctagcggctAAAGGTTTGGTGCTGTCAaataccatgggcacagccaaataaatagatttaattagtttaaaaaaattaacaccaaCTTACAAAGTATTTTCTGGAAGCTTCTATGAAAACTTCCAGTACCCTAGGTCTTACAGTCTTTAACAAATGGACTGGATGTGTAAATTTCAgtctttcattgttttaatttcatcttgggaacactttataaaatatattactaattTGATATTTTCCATTAATTAGGCTACTTAGCTGAAGTAACAGCTGTACACATTCCAAAACAATTTGGAATGAGCATATGCATGTTACACTAAGTCTTTCCTTCCCCATTCTATTATCTGActacaataaaagaaaagcatCCATCAGCAGCAAGTGCAAGGATGGTCAGCTCACAACATTCACAGATGGAGAGGCCATGAGGAAGGAGAAAGTGCAGTAACAAGCCAGCAGACAGGATTTATCTGAAttggtttttttctccccttatttctaaataaatttcttttaaggaaaacaaagtaaaagaactcctatggtggagttcctgctgtcacacagcaggttaaggatccaatatctacgcggctgtggcatagatcatggcagctatggctcagaatctatccctggcctgggaacatccatatgccatgggcgcagccgaaaaagaacaaaaacaaaaaactcatatgGTTAATACTATGAAGTATTTACCTGGTAAGAGATATTAGGGATGTGAGTATTTTTTACAACAATGTGTAAAAAGTACCCTGCATCATTAATTAACTTATAGctaattttttcacattttcctgtATATGTACATGATTTCATAATACaatgtttgaaaaatattaatctatATCAGGATTTCTCAGAGGTACTGACATTTTGGCTCAGATAAGTCTTTGTGGTTGAGGGCTAcactgtgcactgtaggatgtgCAGCAGCATCTTAGtctctgcccactagatgccctgtgttgtgacaaccaaaaaagtTTCCAGAGATAGGTAATGGagattaagagatgcaaacttccagttgcaaaataaacgGGTCACAAGTATGAAAACTACAGtgtagggaatatagtcaataattatgtaacaTCGTTATATGGTGACAGATCacaactagacttatcatggtgatcattttgaaatgtacagaaatatcgaatcactatgttatacacctaaCTAATTAGGAACTAAAACAGTGTTGTAgctcaattatacttcaaaaacaaatactagttctcttgtggtgcagcgggttaaagatccagtgttgccactgcagaggttcgggtcactgctgtgtcaggggttctatccctggcccaaatgtccacatgccacaggtgtagccaaaaaacaaacaaaaaacaacaaaaacaaactcatagaaaaagagatccagagttcccgttgtggcaccgtggaaatgaatccaactagtatcctgaggattcgggttcgatccctggcctcgctcagtgggttaaggatccagcattgccatgggcttcagtgcaggtagcagatgcagctcggatcccatgttactgtagctgtggtgtaggctggcggctacagctctgattctacccttagcctgggaacttcatacgcCACAAGTacagcgctaaaaagcaaaaaaagaaagaacgaaaagaaaaataaaaaataaaagacacttaagggagttcctgttttggctcagcgggttaaggaccaaTGTAGTCCTTAACCAATTCATGAGAatggaggttccatccctggcctcaatcagtggattaaggatcaatgttgccataagctgtggtatatttcacagatacagctcagattcaattccctagcctgggaacttccatatgccacaggtgtggccattaaaatatatatatatataaaagaaacctaaaactaatacaatgttatatgtcaattatatctcaattaaaaataataaaaccaaaagaaacattCCAAATTaaacaaagcttttctttttttctttcttttacctttaAATGTATTTCCCAATGGTTGATATACCTCAGACTCATATTCTGAGATGGAAACAGTGGTCTCAAAGAACATGGCATTGTCTTCCTTGGTGGAGTCCATAAAGTCTGCAGTATTTTGGACCAGGTTGACGACTGAGACCTTCGTGTCTTCAACTGAACTCGTGGGAGTAAAGGAACTAGGATCAGTGAAAGCAGATGACCTCTCATCCCCACGTGCCATTAGCAGGGTTGTCCCCATGTGCGTTTCCCCTTCAGGCAGCCTcagagtcacatctgcagcctctGTCAAAGTTTCCACTCCTTCCATGCCGTCCATGACGTCATCCATTACTTGGGCTGTCTGAGGCGTCTCCATTCTCACCTGGGGATCTGGATCATCTCCAAGCTTTGGGGTCTTTATTTGGCTTACAGTCTCCAATTTGGTGTCATCCCACTCATCAGCTACAACGGAGGCAGCTGGAATAGATGTGCTGACACTCGCTGTGACTTTGGGAGCTCCCAGCACGCTGTCAGTTTCTAGTTCAACACCCAGGTTATACTCAGAGATCAGGGGCCAGGGCTTGGTGGCTGTAGCCTGGGTGTTATCAGCTGTCATCTGGGAAGACTCAGTGCCTGCTGTGGGCTTGGCATCAGGAAAGGAAGTTGTCTTCTGTTCTGGGTCTGATTCAAATGCCTCAGTCCTTGGACTGGTGCTTAGCATTTCTTTAGTATTCACATGGGATGAAGGGGAATGTCCCAGACTAAATCCTCCCTGACTTTCAGCTGCAAACAACTGATCATCCACATAGTTCAGAAAATCGTGTGTTGCTTTGGTGGCCCCTTCCACAACAGGCTGAATGATGGTACTACTGAACGGTTCCTCCTTCTCATCAGTATTCAGAGAAGCAGTTGGAGTGATAAGGTTGGTTAGCATGGGCGTAGACAGTAGGCTTTGGGGAGACATTCTTTCTGGCTGGCTGGAAACAAATACTTCTTCCCCCACTGGGACCACTGGCTCAGTAGCAGTGTAAGTGCCAGGGCTACTAGGCTGTGTGAGCCCAGCTCCTATAGAAGGAGTTTCTTTGTTACTAAGGAATACTTTATTTACTGGTGGTGTTGATGGTCCCACTGACACTATCATTGGATCTTCAGAGACCAGAGTGTACTTTGAAGTAATGGAGTTATTTTCTAGGTCATCTGTGTTCAGCCTCTCAGACTGCCCTTTTTCTGCAGGAACAGGTGCTAGCTCCCTTCTTCCCATTTTGGGGAAAGCCAGGCATCGTGTGGCAACATCGAGAAGTAAAAGGCCACAGAAAGCCAGACAAATGTGCAGTAAAACTGGTCTGCTCATCATGGAAGAGAAATGTGTACATAAATTGGCAGAGTTGACAATTCCAGTAATTGAGTcctgcagaaaaataaagcacatcAAACTTGCATATagatatattttgtaaataagtccctTTAAATTAAACCATAAGTAAAATAATCTCCTTCACTTTATGCTCAAAGATGGTACATAGGAGAAGGCTGTTCTATTTCTTTGTACCTTTGAGACATGGATAACCCAGTTCATTTTTCCCTGCTGAATTCTGCAGCTGATTTAACCTGAAGCTCTCTAGAAAAGGGTACACATAGTTCAAGTACTaagttcattgtttttttaaatacctaCTTGAAATAAACTACCCTTGAAGTCACATTTGTaaaattctccccaaattctTCTATTAATCATGTAGTCAAATGACTGCAGAAATAGCAACATATCCAGGATAAAgaaagcaaatctttttttttttttttttgaatttttgtattttctggggccgcacccgcagcatatggaggttcccaggttaggggtctaatcggagctatagctgccggcttacgccacagccacagcaacaccagatctgagcctcatctgcaacctacaccacagctcacggcaatgccaagcaagtccagtgattgaacctgcaacctcatggttcctggtcagatttgttaaccattgagccatgacaggaactccaacaaagtaaATCTTAACATTTACTCACATTACTTTCACAGAACCTTTTAAATGTCATTATAAAGTTCTGAACACCAGTTTCATTCAAAAGTTTTTCTAAGTATATAagtgattttcaaataaatttatatatattttttttttaatttagggccacacctgcagcatacagaagttcccaggctagggactgaatcaaagctgcagctactggctcatgccacagccacagcatacaGGATCCacagaaccacatctgcaacatatgccacagttctgattcaaccctcagcctggaaacttccatatgccctaaaaagcaaaacaaacaaacaaataaataaaatttacctttaaaatacataattttctcTGGAACAACTATAAAAActataggcaaaacattcatgtctcaaaaaaatcagaaaagctaAAATAGTTGATGTAAATAAgtgtattttttgaaagaaaaaaaactgtttataaaaaccaaaacacattttaaattagtaatcttttttttttttgcttctttttggggccgcacctgtggcatctggaggttcccaggttaggggttgaatcagaaccgcagctgctggcctacaccaca
The nucleotide sequence above comes from Phacochoerus africanus isolate WHEZ1 chromosome 2, ROS_Pafr_v1, whole genome shotgun sequence. Encoded proteins:
- the ARMH4 gene encoding armadillo-like helical domain-containing protein 4, translating into MMSRPVLLHICLAFCGLLLLDVATRCLAFPKMGRRELAPVPAEKGQSERLNTDDLENNSITSKYTLVSEDPMIVSVGPSTPPVNKVFLSNKETPSIGAGLTQPSSPGTYTATEPVVPVGEEVFVSSQPERMSPQSLLSTPMLTNLITPTASLNTDEKEEPFSSTIIQPVVEGATKATHDFLNYVDDQLFAAESQGGFSLGHSPSSHVNTKEMLSTSPRTEAFESDPEQKTTSFPDAKPTAGTESSQMTADNTQATATKPWPLISEYNLGVELETDSVLGAPKVTASVSTSIPAASVVADEWDDTKLETVSQIKTPKLGDDPDPQVRMETPQTAQVMDDVMDGMEGVETLTEAADVTLRLPEGETHMGTTLLMARGDERSSAFTDPSSFTPTSSVEDTKVSVVNLVQNTADFMDSTKEDNAMFFETTVSISEYESEVYQPLGNTFKDIITQEMTTAVQEAEATLSSVVHEQQVSTLEVAREDVEAEEGKELPSPAAAVPGVTQLPRRWEPAVPTSFEVTPAVEDVMDTVTGPSEQLFTPILGSPVTPPGITEEAPSSSPALADSEASSERRTAAPAISYVNTAASYGLDQLESEEGEEDEDEEDEEEEDEEEEDEEEDEEDKDADSLDEGLGGDTEPPGFTLPGLMSQEPGSEQGNVVPLEGATYQVPDAIEWEQQNQGLVRSWMEKLKDKAGYMSGMLVPVGVGIAGALFILGALYSIKVMNRRRRNGFKRHKRKQREFNSMQDRVMLLADSSEDEF